One genomic region from Pogona vitticeps strain Pit_001003342236 chromosome 12, PviZW2.1, whole genome shotgun sequence encodes:
- the DTWD1 gene encoding tRNA-uridine aminocarboxypropyltransferase 1 isoform X2: MSSTPSGVLKEDEESNQGMKRSSGCLKGHDSQTATLVKETPLENLRLASQAVLERAQKQGRSSCPRCKSSRMFYCYTCYIPVETVPTGEIPIVKLPLKIDIIKHPNETDGKSTAVHAKLLAPDSVAIYTYPCIPDYEDTRHEIALIFPGPNSVAVNDIPRSLQKKCQGQVSCDEEDESLTEPALKNARLEPGTESNLDAADWHSGGKTGPLSKIVFIDSTWNQTKKIITDERLQGLLQIELKSRKTCFWRHQKGKPDTYLSTIEAIYYFLVDYHKEVLKEKYDGQYDNLLFFFAFMYRLIKTAKSSVGKE; encoded by the exons ATGTCTTCCACTCCGTCTGGGGTTTTAAAAGAAGACGAAGAAAGCAACCAGGGAATGAAAAGAAGTTCTGGATGTCTAAAGGGTCACGATTCACAAACTGCAACCCTGGTGAAGGAAACCCCTCTTGAAAATTTGCGTCTGGCGTCCCAGGCTGTTCTCGAAAGAGCCCAAAAACAAGGACGATCCAGCTGTCCCAGATGTAAGAGTTCTAGGATGTTCTACTGCTACACGTGTTATATCCCAGTGGAAACGGTCCCTACTGGAGAAATTCCCATTGTGAAG cTTCCTTTGAAGATCGACATCATTAAACATCCCAACGAAACCGACGGCAAAAGTACCGCTGTGCATGCTAAACTCTTGGCACCCGACAGTGTTGCCATTTACACCTATCCTTGTATTCCGGACTATGAAGACACGAGGCATGAA ATCGCCCTCATTTTTCCAGGGCCAAATTCCGTGGCCGTAAATGACATCCCTCGGTCTTTGCAAAAGAAATGTCAGGGGCAAGTCAGTTGTGACGAGGAGGATGAGTCACTGACTGAACCCGCTCTCAAGAATGCAAGACTAGAGCCGGGGACCGAGAGCAACTTGGATGCAGCCGATTGGCACAGCGGGGGCAAGACCGGGCCGCTGAGTAAAATCGTCTTCATCGACAGCACCTGGAATCAAACGAAAAAGATCATCACGGATGAACGGCTTCAAG GACTGCTGCAAATTGAACTGAAATCAAGGAAAACCTGCTTCTGGCGTCATCAGAAAGGAAAACCTGATACATACTTATCGACCATAGAAGCGATTTATTATTTCTTAGTAGACTACCACAAGGAGGTCCTGAAAGAAAAATATGACGGGCAGTACGACAATCTGCTGTTCTTCTTCGCGTTCATGTACAGGCTGATAAAAACTGCTAAGTCCTCGGTAGGCAAAGAGTGA
- the DTWD1 gene encoding tRNA-uridine aminocarboxypropyltransferase 1 isoform X1 — translation MPDPGPRILFDRKMSSTPSGVLKEDEESNQGMKRSSGCLKGHDSQTATLVKETPLENLRLASQAVLERAQKQGRSSCPRCKSSRMFYCYTCYIPVETVPTGEIPIVKLPLKIDIIKHPNETDGKSTAVHAKLLAPDSVAIYTYPCIPDYEDTRHEIALIFPGPNSVAVNDIPRSLQKKCQGQVSCDEEDESLTEPALKNARLEPGTESNLDAADWHSGGKTGPLSKIVFIDSTWNQTKKIITDERLQGLLQIELKSRKTCFWRHQKGKPDTYLSTIEAIYYFLVDYHKEVLKEKYDGQYDNLLFFFAFMYRLIKTAKSSVGKE, via the exons ATGCCCG aTCCAGGTCCAAGGATATTGTTTGATCGTAAGATGTCTTCCACTCCGTCTGGGGTTTTAAAAGAAGACGAAGAAAGCAACCAGGGAATGAAAAGAAGTTCTGGATGTCTAAAGGGTCACGATTCACAAACTGCAACCCTGGTGAAGGAAACCCCTCTTGAAAATTTGCGTCTGGCGTCCCAGGCTGTTCTCGAAAGAGCCCAAAAACAAGGACGATCCAGCTGTCCCAGATGTAAGAGTTCTAGGATGTTCTACTGCTACACGTGTTATATCCCAGTGGAAACGGTCCCTACTGGAGAAATTCCCATTGTGAAG cTTCCTTTGAAGATCGACATCATTAAACATCCCAACGAAACCGACGGCAAAAGTACCGCTGTGCATGCTAAACTCTTGGCACCCGACAGTGTTGCCATTTACACCTATCCTTGTATTCCGGACTATGAAGACACGAGGCATGAA ATCGCCCTCATTTTTCCAGGGCCAAATTCCGTGGCCGTAAATGACATCCCTCGGTCTTTGCAAAAGAAATGTCAGGGGCAAGTCAGTTGTGACGAGGAGGATGAGTCACTGACTGAACCCGCTCTCAAGAATGCAAGACTAGAGCCGGGGACCGAGAGCAACTTGGATGCAGCCGATTGGCACAGCGGGGGCAAGACCGGGCCGCTGAGTAAAATCGTCTTCATCGACAGCACCTGGAATCAAACGAAAAAGATCATCACGGATGAACGGCTTCAAG GACTGCTGCAAATTGAACTGAAATCAAGGAAAACCTGCTTCTGGCGTCATCAGAAAGGAAAACCTGATACATACTTATCGACCATAGAAGCGATTTATTATTTCTTAGTAGACTACCACAAGGAGGTCCTGAAAGAAAAATATGACGGGCAGTACGACAATCTGCTGTTCTTCTTCGCGTTCATGTACAGGCTGATAAAAACTGCTAAGTCCTCGGTAGGCAAAGAGTGA